The nucleotide window GCCCGGCGTAACGCCGGTAATCGGACAGACGCCGTTCCCAGTTGTCGCCGTCGAGGTAATCGACAGCGATTTCCAGGCCGTTCGGCGTGAGCCCCAGTTCGGGCGCGAGCGGTCCGGTCATGACGTTGTCGACACGCATCGAGTCGAGATTGTCGCGCGTGATGATCGGCTCGCCCGGCAGCCTTTCGAAAAACGCCGCCTGAAGCCGCGCGGCGCCGTCCGGCAGCGGCACCACCGGCCGCTCGCAGCCGCATGCCGCACCGGCGAATCGCACGAGCGCTTCAAGCGTGTAGATGTCCGGCCCGCCGAGTTCATAGGTCTTGCCGACGGTGGCGTCGTTGTCGATGGCTTCGGCGAACGCTTGCGCGACATCCATCACGAAGACCGGCTGGAAGCGCGCGTGCGCACAGGCAAGCGGCACAATCGGCAGGCGGCGTTGCAGCTTCGCGAAGGTATTCAGGAAATGGTCGCCCGGACCGAACACGACCGAGGGACGGAAGATCGTGGCGGCAATCCCGGTCGAGCGAATCGCAGTCTCGCCATCGCCCTTGGAGCGCAGATACATGCTCGGGCCGTTGGCGTCGGCGCCCAGCGCGCTCATGTGGATGAGGCGCCCGATGCCCCGGTCGCTGCAAGCCTGCGCGATCTTGCGCGGCAGCTCCACGTGTGCGCGGGCGAAAGCGCGGCCATAGGGCGTGCCACGCTCGCCATGCAGAATGCCTACGAGGTTGATCACGACGTCGCTGCCCGCGATCACGCGCTCCAACGCCCGCGGGTCGTGCACGTCGCACTCGACGAGCTCGACGCCGGGCAGCACCCCAAGGGCCTTGGACGCTTCGACCCGACGCGTGGGCAGCCGCACGGCATGCCCCATCGTCACCAGCCGGGCCACCAGATGGCCACCGATGAATCCGGTGCCACCGACGACACAAACGTTATAGCGCATGCGCCACCTCCGTTTCATGACATCGGGCGCGTAAGCCCTGTCCCCGGTATTTCACTGGGGCAGGATGACGCCAAGCCGCTCCTTGAGCGATTGCGGACGCCCCGTGATGAGCGCCGAGTAATACGTGGTGTTGGACAACACGTTCTCGACGTAGGTACGCGTCTCGTTGAACGGAATCGTCTCCGCGAAGATCGCGCCCTCGACCGGACGATCGAGCGTGGAACGCCACGTGCGCGGGCGTCCCGGTCCGGCGTTGTAGCCGGCCGATGCGAGCACGGCCGAGCCGTCGAACTTGTTGTAGATATCCGAGAGATAGCTCGTGCCCAGCCGGATATTGGTGTCGATGTCGTGCATCATGCCCGGCGTGTAATCCATGCCGATCTGGCGGGCCACCATCTTCGCGGTCGCGGGCATGATCTGCATCAGACCGCCGGCGCCCGCCGACGAGCGTGCAT belongs to Pandoraea pnomenusa and includes:
- a CDS encoding complex I NDUFA9 subunit family protein, with translation MRYNVCVVGGTGFIGGHLVARLVTMGHAVRLPTRRVEASKALGVLPGVELVECDVHDPRALERVIAGSDVVINLVGILHGERGTPYGRAFARAHVELPRKIAQACSDRGIGRLIHMSALGADANGPSMYLRSKGDGETAIRSTGIAATIFRPSVVFGPGDHFLNTFAKLQRRLPIVPLACAHARFQPVFVMDVAQAFAEAIDNDATVGKTYELGGPDIYTLEALVRFAGAACGCERPVVPLPDGAARLQAAFFERLPGEPIITRDNLDSMRVDNVMTGPLAPELGLTPNGLEIAVDYLDGDNWERRLSDYRRYAGR